A window of Hordeum vulgare subsp. vulgare chromosome 5H, MorexV3_pseudomolecules_assembly, whole genome shotgun sequence genomic DNA:
gactagttatatataattttttattgtttgatgctattatattatcaatgttggatgctttatatgcatttatatcctattttctattatttttggtaactaacctattaacccagtgtcaAGTGTGagttactattttctgcgtgtttttgacctttcaaGAAACTAGTAGTAACGGAATCCAAATGCTAgaaattttttgatgattttttctggaccaaaactagACCTGGAAGCTTTGGAGGGACACCACACAACACACTAGGAGAGGACAAGGCAAGAGGGCAtacctgggggggggggtaggcacATCCTCTTACTTGTGGTCCCTAACTCCGTTTGGCCTAATTCCacccctataaattctcatatatcatgAAACCAATGGAGGACCACCCAGAACAATTTTTCTGTCGCGATAAGTCTTTGTTCTGATCGGAGGCCATGTGGAGACCTTTTAAGGTGCCCAGTCGTAGGGGGACCAATCACGGAGGCTATCTACATAAACCATGGGGTctccatgatgttgtgtgagtagtccaccacatatcaatgggtccatagctagtacctagatggtttcTTATCTCTCTTTGACATTCAATACAATGTTCACCTCCATTCCCGTGGTGATCTATTCgatttaatcttctttgcggtgtgtttgttgtgatccaacgaattatggatttatgatcatattattcatgaatattaattgagtcttctctgaattcttttatTCATGATTTGTATATATTCATATTTCCCTCCAatctattggtttggtttggccaactatattgatttatcttcagtgggagtggtgcgttgtgatgggttcaatcttgcatggCTCAATCGCAATGACAGAAAGGAACATGAGACTTATTTGTGTTGCTGCCATtatggataaaacgatggggtttattcatattgcttgagtttactttgtctatatcatgtcatctttcttgaaGCATTACtgtgtttcatacttaatactctagatgcatgtggatagtggttgatgagtgcagtaatagtagtagatgcgggcaGGACACAGTCTACTTGTGTTAtgcatgtgatgcctatatacatgatcattaccTTGAGTAAGACGTCATAAATATGCactattctgtcaatttcccaacagtaatttatctacccatcgtatgctattttcaAGAGAGACACATCCAGCAAAAACTATCCCCCCCGGGGTCTACTAAAATCATATtacaaaaactacaaaaaaattgcttccatttattttatgttatttacttttatatttatattgtgtATATATTATTATTTAATCCTTGGAAGTATCTCTACTGTTAAAGGAGGATCTGCCGTCGTCGGTTCAACCTCATTTTCTACTCCCCTCGAGAGATCCCGCACCGAAAAAATCGCTAGGAAAAATTCGGTCCCGCTCCTGTCGCTCTCTGGCTTCCTCGGATGAAAACTGGAAAATAAAAACATCCACCCACGACCTCACCTTCCACCCACGATCCCCTCCCATCGATTTTTCTATACCTTCCAAGAAACAGACCCACTTCCCTCGGTCACCCACATCCCATCTCTCCCCTATCATCACGAAGGTCCCATGTCTCCCCTAACTACTCTCAACCCCGATCTCATCTCTCTCCCGAGAAAATTCACCGCCGCTTGTGATCGCCGCCCCGCCCCCAGCAAGCAAGAGgaagcaccaccaccagcagcagcaacagccgaAACCGACCATTTTTCTCGTTCGCATGGTGTCGGGGACAACCGAGccgctcctcctccgcccggagcaGCGCTGGCGTCCGCCGGACTGGCTCGTGTGGGGGATCCCGGCGGAGGTCGTGCTACTGTTGCTGTTGTCCGTCTCCGGCCCTCTCCGTCCGCCACTTTTCCACATGCCGCCGCTGGAGACCTTCCCGCTGACCCTGCTCGTCGACGCGCAAGAGAAGGGAGCAGTATGCTTGGACGGGACCCCGTCGGGGTACCACCTGCAGAGAGGCTCAGGCGATGGATTCAACCGCTAGCTCATCCATCTAGAGGTCCCTCCGCCCGGAGAAGCGCCGTTGTCCGCCGGACTCGCTCGTGTGGGGGCTCCCGACGATGGtcatgctgctgttgctgttgtccgTCTCCGGTCCACTCCGTCCGCCGCTTTTCTGCATGCCGCCGCTGGAGAACGTCCCGCTGACCCTGCTTGTCGGCACGTAGGAGAAGGGAGCAGTGTGCTTGGACAGGACCCCACCGGGGTACCACCTGCAGACAGGCTCCCGGGACGGATCCAACCGCTGGCTCATCCATCTAGAGGTCCCTCTGCCCGAAGAAGCGTCGGCGTCCGTCGGACTGGCTCGTGTGGGGGCTCCCTGCTGCGGTCGTGCTGCTGTTGTCCGTCTCCGGCCCTCTCCGCCCGCCGCTTTTCCGCATGCCGTCGCTTGAGCCGTCCCGCTGACCCTTCTCGTCGGCGCGCAGGAGAAGGGAGCAGTGTGCTTGGACGGGACCCCGCCAGGGTACCACCTGCACAGAGGCTCTAACAACGGATCCAACTGCTGCCACCTGCAGTGTGCTGGTTTGACCTCTTTTCCTACCGCCATAGCAATCATCCCTTTTCCTCCTCTCCTTTCTCCCGCTGATTGCCTCCCCTCCTCCAATCACACTCCTCGAACAATGGGGCTGAAGTCTGCAAGACTGGAGGGAAAGCCGCCACTGCCCAGTGCCCACTGTTGTTTGCTACGTTCCTCCTCATTTGGTGTGGTGTTCTGAGTTCTAACTTCTACGAGTGTAGCACGGCCAAGAGTGGAGCGGCCGGAAGGGCAGGAATCCCGTGACGCCTCCTCTCCGCTTCCGCCGACTCTCGGAGGCTGGCCGGGAAGGTGGCCGTCATCACCGGCGACGGGAGCGGCATCGGGAAGGTGACGGATGCCGAGTTCGTGCGGAACGGCGCCAAGGTCGTGCTCACCGATATCCAGGACAACCTCGACCGCGCCGTGGCCGCCGAGCTCGGCGACCCGGACACAGCCTGTTACAGCCGATGCGATGTCACCGACGAGGCGCAGGTCGCGGCCGCCGTGGACCTCGCCGTGGTGCGGCACGGCCGGCTCCACGTGATGTTCAACAACGCCGGGATCACAGGCGGCAACTACACGGGGACCGCCATTGAGTCCCTGGACATGGCCGGCTTCGACCGCGTCATGGCCGTCAACCTCCGCGGGCTGGCCGCTGGCATCAAACACACAGCACGCGCCATGGTCCCACGCGGCGTGGGGTGCATCCTCTGCCCATCCAGCACCGCGGGCGCGCTGGGCTGGTCGGGTCCCCACGCGTACAGCGTCTCCAAGACGGCCGTCGTCGGCATGGTGCGGTCCGCAGCGGCGGAGCTGGCGGCGCGCGACATGAGGGTGAACGCCATCTCCCCGTACCCCATCGCGACGCCCATGGGGGCGCGCTCTCGGAGGGAGATG
This region includes:
- the LOC123396526 gene encoding momilactone A synthase-like; amino-acid sequence: RLLSASADSRRLAGKVAVITGDGSGIGKVTDAEFVRNGAKVVLTDIQDNLDRAVAAELGDPDTACYSRCDVTDEAQVAAAVDLAVVRHGRLHVMFNNAGITGGNYTGTAIESLDMAGFDRVMAVNLRGLAAGIKHTARAMVPRGVGCILCPSSTAGALGWSGPHAYSVSKTAVVGMVRSAAAELAARDMRVNAISPYPIATPMGARSRREMLGLPPGGAGDEELIRRLFDEDINKMGGGIVLRAEDVARAAVFLASDDATYITGHKHNLMLDGGFSVDSCMERRKIGLTLRTDGCMDVDGRRRSKEYDSRRCGDAALSPP